In one window of Nocardiopsis aegyptia DNA:
- a CDS encoding plantaricin C family lantibiotic — MNASIFEEIQDQKLDSVFAGDAVNPDSIVTHNVPLSCTITTFFNNGYICTVTVECMNGSGC; from the coding sequence ATGAATGCCAGTATTTTCGAGGAGATCCAGGACCAGAAGCTGGACTCCGTCTTCGCCGGCGACGCCGTCAACCCTGACAGCATCGTGACCCACAACGTGCCTCTGAGCTGCACGATCACGACCTTCTTCAATAACGGCTACATCTGCACCGTTACCGTCGAGTGCATGAACGGTTCGGGCTGCTGA
- a CDS encoding plantaricin C family lantibiotic yields the protein MFEKNASIFEEIQDQSLDGIIAGEAGVNTISVTNPLIACAILSRNNTGQYCTVTVECNNPGSVC from the coding sequence GTGTTCGAAAAGAATGCAAGTATCTTCGAGGAGATCCAGGACCAGAGCCTGGACGGCATTATCGCCGGTGAAGCCGGTGTCAACACCATCAGCGTCACGAACCCCCTGATCGCCTGCGCGATTCTCAGTCGGAACAACACCGGGCAGTACTGCACTGTCACCGTCGAATGCAACAACCCTGGCAGCGTGTGCTGA
- a CDS encoding plantaricin C family lantibiotic: MPNMNASIFEEIQDQKLDSVFAGEAANPDSLWTTQSIAWCIVSPLAGNPGQVCTVTVECQDVC, from the coding sequence ATGCCGAATATGAATGCCAGTATTTTCGAGGAGATCCAGGACCAGAAGCTGGACTCCGTCTTCGCCGGTGAGGCCGCCAACCCCGACAGTCTCTGGACCACGCAGAGCATCGCGTGGTGCATTGTCAGCCCGCTCGCGGGAAACCCCGGACAGGTGTGCACCGTCACTGTGGAGTGCCAGGACGTCTGCTGA
- the lanM gene encoding type 2 lanthipeptide synthetase LanM, which translates to MAGRLDGEFLQGLVDECVDRKRDVFGGFYRSVLSDCARRMRAWDEEWFGEDERFVDLRGVAESVLRSVLDLCDAIGVRTLITVFRSQEYGSDRPPLDYHDFHDFVSRGEGRGELLGAFPELSRLFDLAAGGRLRLAEEILRAAWNDRRLLGKRFGTSGPIVSLELASGDSHRGGRTTSFVRWYDGTSVVYKPQRRSCHRLLDDVRALVDEDRTFFGPLCPESVTRAEHMWQRLVSHTDVDGERGAEIYFRRFGRAAALLSMLGASDLHHENVIATAEGPVVVDIETLVTLPHRASYTSDTALAADVEASVLNTMLFAVRSPGSNIDIDISAIGNVQQSASRRLSTFLVVDAGTDDIRFDEVPAGVEPGPNMATDGGERLDPRKWADDIVAGFQEACDLLSDRREEIKRVVRDSGGWSIRQILRPTFLYFRFLTASTHPAYLRDRRDREVLFDKLPQRHRGVSDSAGGTVCAEETQALLDLDIPFFEVGCDSRALLSNGGEEIPDAVLATPREAALARVDSFLSRPPARDSAYIRYALASSVDDLGEEGRPSGYVATAGHKSLSALNDRRRWHDDVRALVVGGPERPTWLMPTFDGVGFRLDSLNTLVYEEGGLLLYFAAAAAVEGEPVLGIGLGDAYTFGVRRGAAPSRPQSLSPFTGALSQRVTGLELERAGVGLSDPLPGPTIDPHGFPDVAELGASDFDYLNGFGGYLVYTAEYDDPDGPRVLGLEPERLLTRLVEVDGAPEEHSADVGLAHGRFGRITAMSAMVAGERDETGRARKHLERFAAAYLRHRWTDEALETPSHRSGWCKGYAGVAFAMTKLLRALGHPVTEVREAIAPEVEHVVTGELGRDLSLCHGVAGRIAVLCWLADRLDWPELRTEARKLNTRFLEEYADGGWSSGAGVAPELASFMLGVSGWHFTQMMIDDSTIELPACLGGR; encoded by the coding sequence ATGGCAGGGCGATTGGACGGCGAGTTCCTTCAAGGTCTGGTCGACGAGTGCGTCGACCGCAAGCGGGATGTCTTCGGTGGTTTCTATCGCTCGGTGCTCTCGGACTGCGCGCGGCGCATGCGGGCATGGGACGAGGAGTGGTTCGGGGAGGACGAACGGTTCGTCGACCTGCGAGGCGTCGCCGAGTCCGTCCTTCGTTCGGTCCTGGACCTGTGCGACGCGATCGGTGTCAGGACCCTCATCACGGTCTTCCGCTCGCAGGAGTACGGATCCGACCGCCCGCCCCTGGACTACCACGACTTCCACGACTTCGTCAGCCGGGGCGAGGGCCGCGGGGAGCTGCTCGGCGCCTTTCCTGAGTTGTCGCGCCTGTTCGACCTGGCGGCCGGGGGAAGGCTACGACTGGCCGAGGAGATCCTGCGCGCCGCGTGGAACGACCGGCGACTGCTGGGGAAGCGCTTCGGAACGAGTGGCCCGATCGTCTCACTGGAGCTCGCGTCGGGAGACTCCCACCGCGGCGGACGGACCACGAGCTTCGTGCGTTGGTACGACGGGACGTCGGTGGTCTACAAGCCGCAGCGCAGGAGTTGTCACCGACTCCTGGACGACGTGCGCGCCCTCGTCGATGAGGATCGCACCTTCTTCGGACCCCTGTGCCCGGAGTCGGTGACGCGGGCGGAGCACATGTGGCAGAGGCTCGTCTCGCACACGGACGTCGATGGAGAGCGCGGAGCCGAGATCTACTTCCGTCGCTTCGGACGGGCAGCCGCCCTGCTGAGCATGCTGGGTGCCAGTGACCTGCACCACGAAAACGTGATCGCCACGGCTGAGGGGCCGGTCGTGGTCGACATCGAGACCCTCGTGACCCTTCCCCACCGAGCCTCGTACACGTCGGACACCGCACTGGCCGCCGACGTCGAGGCATCGGTGCTCAACACGATGCTGTTCGCCGTCCGCAGTCCGGGGTCCAACATCGACATCGACATTTCGGCCATAGGTAACGTCCAACAGTCGGCTTCGCGCCGCCTGAGCACCTTTCTCGTCGTGGACGCCGGAACGGACGACATCAGGTTCGACGAGGTGCCGGCCGGGGTGGAACCCGGCCCGAACATGGCGACAGACGGTGGGGAGCGGCTTGATCCCCGGAAGTGGGCCGACGACATCGTCGCCGGGTTCCAGGAAGCGTGTGATCTCCTGTCCGACCGGCGAGAGGAGATCAAGCGCGTCGTGCGGGACTCGGGGGGCTGGTCGATTCGGCAGATCCTCCGCCCCACCTTCCTCTACTTCCGATTTCTGACCGCCTCCACCCATCCCGCCTACCTGCGCGACCGGCGGGATCGCGAGGTGCTGTTCGACAAGCTTCCCCAACGTCACCGCGGCGTCTCCGATTCCGCGGGGGGCACGGTGTGCGCGGAGGAGACCCAGGCCCTCCTCGACCTGGACATCCCCTTCTTCGAGGTCGGGTGCGACTCGAGGGCGCTCCTGAGCAACGGCGGTGAGGAGATTCCGGATGCCGTCCTGGCCACACCCCGGGAGGCAGCGCTCGCGCGCGTGGACTCGTTTCTGTCGCGTCCCCCCGCGCGTGATTCCGCCTACATCCGATACGCTCTCGCCAGTTCGGTGGACGACCTCGGGGAGGAGGGCCGTCCCAGCGGCTATGTGGCGACGGCCGGCCACAAGTCCCTTTCGGCGCTGAACGATCGCCGGCGGTGGCACGACGATGTCCGTGCCCTCGTCGTCGGCGGTCCCGAACGGCCGACCTGGCTCATGCCCACGTTCGACGGCGTCGGATTTCGCCTGGACTCCCTCAACACCCTCGTCTACGAGGAGGGAGGACTCCTGCTGTACTTCGCCGCAGCCGCGGCGGTCGAAGGGGAGCCGGTCCTCGGCATCGGGCTCGGTGACGCGTACACGTTCGGGGTGCGTAGGGGGGCGGCGCCGTCCAGGCCACAGTCGCTGTCTCCTTTCACCGGGGCCCTCTCGCAACGGGTGACCGGCCTCGAACTGGAGCGTGCGGGTGTCGGATTGAGCGACCCTCTTCCGGGGCCGACCATCGACCCGCACGGATTTCCGGACGTGGCGGAGCTCGGGGCCTCGGACTTCGACTACCTCAACGGCTTCGGCGGTTACCTCGTCTACACCGCCGAGTACGACGACCCGGACGGCCCCCGGGTCCTCGGGCTGGAACCGGAGCGTCTCCTCACCAGGCTCGTCGAGGTCGACGGGGCGCCGGAGGAGCATTCCGCGGATGTGGGACTGGCCCATGGGCGCTTCGGCCGCATCACCGCGATGAGCGCGATGGTAGCGGGGGAACGGGACGAGACCGGCCGCGCGAGGAAGCATCTGGAGCGCTTCGCTGCCGCCTACCTGCGGCACCGGTGGACCGACGAGGCCCTCGAGACCCCCTCCCACCGGAGCGGGTGGTGCAAGGGGTACGCGGGAGTGGCCTTCGCCATGACCAAGCTCCTGCGGGCCCTCGGCCACCCGGTCACGGAGGTGCGTGAGGCCATCGCCCCTGAAGTGGAGCATGTCGTCACGGGCGAGCTCGGACGGGATCTCAGCCTCTGCCACGGTGTCGCCGGACGGATCGCCGTTCTCTGCTGGCTCGCGGACCGACTCGACTGGCCGGAGCTGCGGACGGAGGCCAGGAAGCTCAACACCCGCTTCCTGGAGGAGTACGCCGACGGCGGCTGGTCGAGCGGGGCCGGCGTCGCCCCCGAGCTGGCCTCGTTCATGCTCGGGGTATCCGGTTGGCACTTCACCCAGATGATGATCGACGACTCGACGATCGAGCTTCCCGCGTGCCTGGGGGGCCGTTGA
- the lanM gene encoding type 2 lanthipeptide synthetase LanM, which yields MVRVDSESVSRALDSYLPELTSGEMRDYLSRRLEEVDSVAEGLSEAEFPAPASYDPELDTDGRLVDYFRHFVLAWTRDLEREVSGFTCLSEDNTVFQDHVAAQVQVVAELLVRTLLQELYLRRSRDQLQGESPEGRYRSFREWTNSAEGHRELLSRYPRAFQTACASVRTAGSGLLHILSQVELNRERLDSLAGVTEGVLIATVAAGRGDMHNGGRSVAEIVFEDGARILYKPRPLDSEVGFNALVRWFNERLGTSLSTVEVLTCRDEGFVEYVRAGEPRSGEREYFAQIGQLLGILYLVKAIDIHFENVVTCAEGPVVVDTETLLTPALHGLASGDARSAREKANAALRESVFGIGVLPFAMRAGESGEAALDVGVIGYDPGQQTPYKHLQLRNPGRDDMFVELAQGTSANATTNLSISRATGMPVREQRDTIKRELRRVLGYTASHKEEVRAAIEEFLGDASFRFLHHATSFYSQLRRMVTHPDAMVDPLARKALLSRVFLGARGRYEIAEDEARQLAEGDVPYFCYSARSRALLAGDGRVVLEDAFHESGLDAALNRISELGDEAIDRQSTLVDLSFVPKLLVSDDVTGFAPRRSSGSAPVRVDRSRLLEEATRVGDAFVDGMVDGPDDGPAVWIGPQVAAPEGEEWNPGVSGYDLYNGMPGIALALAGLARETGEERFRRAALRVIEPFERLLSEGPGDLTGTAYRGMCGMDGIVYTTATARRILGGGGLSVGELARALLWDIEPPKLSDFITGSAGTLAICLSLHRNAVGEDDRKFTEEAAKVYAARVMSDAAEHGTADGRLTEYIGYAHGDIGIAAPLLEYASVFGDRDAAERGTRMAAAVRDAQRDHTRDWPRMWEEVDDFSYAWCHGAPGILLGALEVTRHVPGIFPEQTLSRLAELTVTRGFGTNPTYCHGDLGSLETVLLAEQVSPGLFGDGVDDLYPRLFTDVIERYSERADTKYAYNHGFMLGQAGMVWSVLRHLDPGTYPSVVRLE from the coding sequence ATGGTCAGAGTAGATTCGGAGTCGGTTTCCCGGGCGCTGGACTCGTATCTTCCGGAGCTCACCTCCGGCGAGATGCGGGACTATCTGTCGCGCAGGCTCGAAGAAGTGGACTCGGTTGCCGAAGGGCTCTCCGAAGCGGAGTTTCCCGCGCCGGCCTCCTATGATCCCGAACTGGACACCGATGGTCGGCTCGTGGACTATTTCCGGCACTTCGTCCTGGCGTGGACGCGTGACCTGGAAAGGGAAGTGTCCGGGTTCACCTGTCTCAGTGAGGACAACACGGTGTTCCAGGACCACGTGGCGGCACAGGTCCAGGTCGTAGCCGAGCTCCTGGTGCGCACCCTCCTTCAGGAGCTCTACCTGAGGAGATCTCGCGATCAGCTCCAGGGGGAATCCCCGGAAGGGCGCTACCGGAGCTTCCGGGAGTGGACGAACAGCGCCGAAGGACACAGGGAACTCCTGTCACGCTATCCGCGTGCTTTCCAGACGGCGTGCGCCAGCGTGCGGACGGCCGGGTCCGGGCTCCTGCACATCCTGTCCCAGGTCGAGCTCAACCGTGAGCGCCTGGACTCTCTGGCCGGTGTCACGGAGGGGGTCTTGATCGCCACCGTCGCGGCCGGTCGGGGCGACATGCACAACGGTGGCAGGTCCGTCGCCGAGATCGTCTTCGAGGACGGGGCGCGGATTCTGTACAAGCCGCGGCCGCTGGACTCCGAGGTCGGCTTCAACGCCCTCGTCCGCTGGTTCAACGAGCGGTTGGGGACGAGCCTTTCCACCGTGGAGGTGCTGACGTGCCGGGACGAGGGGTTCGTGGAGTACGTACGGGCGGGTGAGCCCCGCTCGGGCGAGAGGGAGTACTTCGCCCAGATCGGACAGCTCCTTGGCATCCTCTATCTGGTCAAGGCCATCGACATCCACTTCGAGAACGTGGTGACGTGTGCGGAGGGGCCGGTGGTCGTGGACACCGAGACACTGCTGACACCGGCGCTGCACGGCCTGGCTTCGGGCGACGCCCGATCCGCACGGGAGAAGGCCAACGCGGCACTCAGGGAATCGGTCTTCGGGATCGGTGTGCTCCCCTTCGCCATGAGGGCGGGAGAGTCCGGCGAGGCGGCTCTGGACGTCGGGGTCATCGGCTACGACCCCGGACAGCAGACCCCGTACAAGCACCTGCAGCTTCGCAACCCGGGGCGCGACGACATGTTCGTCGAACTGGCCCAGGGAACGTCCGCCAACGCCACCACGAACCTCTCGATCTCCAGGGCGACCGGCATGCCCGTGCGGGAGCAGCGGGACACCATCAAACGCGAGTTGCGGCGTGTCCTCGGGTACACGGCTTCCCACAAGGAGGAGGTCAGGGCTGCCATCGAGGAGTTCCTCGGGGACGCCTCGTTCCGCTTTCTCCATCACGCCACGTCGTTCTACAGCCAGCTCAGGCGCATGGTGACGCATCCGGACGCGATGGTGGATCCGCTGGCCCGCAAGGCCCTGCTCAGCCGGGTGTTCCTGGGGGCCAGAGGCAGGTACGAGATCGCCGAGGACGAGGCACGCCAGCTCGCCGAGGGGGATGTTCCCTACTTCTGCTACTCGGCGCGGTCCCGGGCGCTGCTGGCGGGAGACGGGCGGGTGGTCCTCGAGGACGCCTTCCACGAATCAGGGCTGGACGCCGCCCTGAACCGGATCTCCGAACTGGGCGACGAGGCCATCGATCGGCAGTCGACCCTGGTCGACCTCTCCTTCGTACCCAAACTCCTCGTGTCCGACGACGTCACCGGGTTCGCTCCCCGGCGATCGTCGGGAAGCGCACCCGTACGAGTGGATCGGAGCCGGCTTCTCGAAGAGGCGACTCGTGTCGGCGATGCGTTCGTCGACGGAATGGTCGACGGCCCCGATGACGGCCCCGCGGTGTGGATCGGCCCTCAGGTGGCGGCTCCCGAAGGGGAGGAGTGGAATCCCGGGGTCTCGGGATACGACCTCTACAACGGTATGCCGGGGATCGCCCTGGCCCTGGCCGGTCTGGCCCGTGAGACGGGGGAGGAACGCTTCCGGCGAGCGGCTCTGAGGGTCATCGAGCCATTCGAGCGCCTGCTGAGCGAGGGGCCGGGGGACCTGACGGGCACCGCTTACAGGGGCATGTGCGGAATGGACGGCATCGTCTACACCACGGCCACGGCCAGGCGCATCCTGGGTGGTGGCGGATTGTCCGTCGGTGAGTTGGCGCGCGCACTCCTGTGGGACATCGAGCCTCCGAAGCTGAGCGACTTCATCACCGGTTCGGCGGGGACACTGGCGATCTGCCTCTCCCTGCACCGCAACGCCGTTGGCGAGGACGACCGCAAGTTCACCGAGGAGGCAGCGAAGGTCTACGCCGCTCGTGTGATGAGTGACGCGGCCGAACACGGCACGGCTGACGGGCGGCTCACCGAGTACATCGGCTACGCGCACGGGGACATCGGGATCGCCGCGCCGCTGCTCGAGTACGCCTCCGTCTTCGGCGACCGCGACGCCGCCGAACGGGGCACGCGCATGGCCGCGGCGGTTCGCGACGCCCAAAGGGACCACACTCGGGACTGGCCCCGGATGTGGGAGGAGGTGGACGACTTCTCCTATGCCTGGTGCCACGGCGCACCGGGCATCCTCCTGGGTGCCCTGGAGGTGACGCGGCACGTGCCCGGCATCTTCCCAGAGCAAACGCTGAGCCGTCTGGCGGAACTGACCGTCACGCGAGGGTTCGGCACCAACCCGACGTACTGTCACGGCGACCTGGGCAGCCTGGAGACCGTCCTGCTGGCGGAACAGGTGTCCCCCGGGCTGTTCGGCGACGGCGTCGACGACCTCTATCCCCGGTTGTTCACCGACGTCATCGAGCGCTACTCGGAGCGGGCGGACACGAAATACGCCTACAACCACGGCTTCATGCTCGGCCAGGCCGGCATGGTCTGGTCCGTTCTCCGCCACCTGGACCCCGGGACCTACCCGTCGGTCGTCCGCCTGGAGTGA
- a CDS encoding class II lanthipeptide, LchA2/BrtA2 family produces MNKIHLDKSTGFVNEEELLQLAEPPEGFVGEGGVEVNSTTIVCGITAVSTITVGASAAWGDACPTTACTSRCTSSI; encoded by the coding sequence ATGAACAAGATCCACCTGGACAAGAGTACGGGTTTCGTCAACGAGGAGGAGTTGCTCCAGCTCGCCGAGCCGCCGGAGGGCTTCGTCGGTGAGGGTGGCGTCGAGGTCAACTCCACCACCATCGTCTGCGGCATCACGGCCGTTTCCACGATCACCGTCGGCGCGAGCGCCGCATGGGGTGATGCCTGCCCCACCACGGCCTGCACCTCGAGGTGCACGTCCAGTATCTAG
- a CDS encoding LLM class flavin-dependent oxidoreductase: MRISVLYPAQPRSGNGIFPYADLVREGLADRLWMGTSIIAETHQQLAFLAGAGYRIPVGTSVTLTPLRHPFEAAVEARSLALLTERPVVAGFGASARTLVAYLLGSPYERPATVVGDYVRDVRAFLDGRDGALPAVEHPGVEVGAGVLRPGMARVAGAAADAAITWLTPPAYLSGTLIPALDEGAAEDRERPRVVTVVPTAVDRPGRSAVKLAYAAAARHLSLPHYVDMLRRAGTDVHADDPVAGAHRLVDDGNFLFGSRERIAAGLFAYACAGVDEVVVNTAGVHLTLGPKAAVEDAEEILRAVAGGC; the protein is encoded by the coding sequence GTGCGCATTTCTGTGCTCTATCCAGCGCAGCCCCGGAGCGGGAACGGCATCTTCCCCTACGCGGATCTGGTGCGCGAAGGGCTGGCCGATCGGTTGTGGATGGGTACATCGATCATCGCGGAAACGCACCAGCAGTTGGCCTTCCTGGCGGGCGCGGGGTACCGGATCCCGGTCGGTACCTCGGTGACGCTCACACCACTGCGTCATCCCTTCGAGGCCGCGGTGGAGGCCCGTTCCCTGGCTCTGTTGACGGAGCGACCCGTGGTGGCCGGTTTCGGGGCGTCCGCGCGGACGCTCGTCGCCTATCTCCTGGGATCCCCGTACGAGCGTCCGGCGACGGTGGTCGGTGACTATGTCCGCGATGTCCGGGCGTTCCTGGACGGGCGCGACGGCGCGCTCCCAGCGGTGGAACACCCCGGGGTGGAGGTCGGCGCGGGTGTGCTCCGCCCTGGCATGGCCAGGGTCGCGGGTGCCGCCGCCGATGCGGCCATCACGTGGTTGACGCCCCCCGCATACCTCTCCGGAACCCTGATCCCCGCTCTCGACGAGGGCGCGGCCGAGGACCGGGAGCGGCCGCGTGTGGTGACGGTCGTGCCCACCGCGGTCGACCGTCCGGGCCGGAGTGCCGTCAAGCTGGCCTATGCCGCGGCGGCCAGACACCTCAGCCTTCCGCACTACGTCGACATGCTTCGGAGGGCCGGTACGGACGTGCACGCCGATGATCCGGTGGCGGGGGCGCACCGCCTGGTCGATGACGGGAACTTCCTGTTCGGTAGCCGGGAACGGATCGCGGCCGGCCTGTTCGCATACGCGTGTGCGGGTGTCGACGAGGTCGTCGTCAACACGGCCGGGGTCCACCTGACCCTGGGGCCGAAGGCCGCCGTCGAGGACGCGGAGGAGATCCTACGGGCGGTGGCGGGTGGCTGCTGA